GGCCGACTCCGCGGGAGATCAGCAGGCGGGCGAGGCGGTTGGCGCGGGCGTGCAGTTCGGCGTGGTCGAGGGTTTCGTCGGCGATGAGTGCGGGGGCGTGCGGGGTGCGTGCCGCCTGCTCGGCGAGCAGGTCCGCGAGGGTGGTGTCGGGGACGGGGTGGGCCGTGGAGTTCCAGTCCTCAAGGACCTGGCGCTCCTCGGCGGAGGTCATCAACGGGAGGCGGGACACGGCGAGTTCCGGGTCGGCGAGGGCCGCCGCGAGAAGCGTCTCCAGTTGGCGCAGGAGCCGGTCGACGGTCTCCGGTGTGAACAGAGCGCTGCGGTAGGTCGCTTCGATCCGCAGCCGGCCCTCGGTGAGGAAGGCCTCCAGGGAGAGGTCGAACTGGGTGGTGTCGTTGTGGACCGTCTCCCATGCGGCGGTCACTCCGGGAAATTGCGGCCCTTCCAGCCCCTGGGTGAGGAAGAGCAGCATGACGTCGAAGTACACGGCACGCCCCGGGTGCCGTTCGGGGCGCAGCCGCTCGACGAGCCGGTCGAAGGGCATGTCCTGGTGGGCGTAGCTCTCGGTGCACAACCGGCGGACCCGCTCGAGAAGTTCGGCGAAGTCGGGATCGCCGTCGAGGTCGGCGCGGAGTGCCAGGGTGTTGCCGAAGTTGCCGATCAGCTTCTCCAGGCCCGGCAGGTCGCGGTTCATGACCGCCGAGCCGATGGGGATGTCGGTGGCGCCGGTGGTGCGGTGCAGGAGAGCGGCCAGGCCCGCGAGCAGCACCATGAAGGGGGTGGCGCCCGACTTCCTGGCGAACTCCGTGAGCCGCTCGGTGACGTCCGGGGCGAAGGCGTGGAAGCGACGGCGGCCCTGGGCGGTGGGATGGGCGCCGCGGGGCGCGTCGACGGGCAGGGCGAGCGGCCGGGGTGGTGGTGTCAGGGCGGTGCGCCAGTACTGAAGGTGTTCGTCCAGTCGTGCGTCGGTCCAGGTCTCGCGCTGCCGGACGGCGTAGTCGGCGTACTGGACGGGCAGCGGTTCGACGGTGTCCGGGGCCTGGTAGAGGGCGCTCAGATCGCGGGAGAGGGCGTGGAACGTGCCGCCGTCCCAGGCGATGTGATGGACTGTCAGGACCAAGGTGTGGTCCTGTTCCGCGTGCCGGATCAGGACAGCCCTCAGGGAGTGGTCGGTGGCCAGGTCGAACGGGGTGGCCGACTCGGTGCGGGCCAGTTCGGCGGCGCGCTCCGGCGGCAGTTCGGCGGTGGTGAATCGGACCTCGGCCGTCGCGTCGACGACCTGTTCCGGGGTGCCGTCCTCGGCTGCCGGGTAGCGGGTGCGCAGGATCTCGTGCCGGGCGACCAGCCCCTGGAGGGCGGTGTGCAGCCGGGCCGGGTCCAGCGGGCCGCGCAGGCGGATGGTGAGGCAGACGTTGTAGGCGGGGCCGACCGGGTCGAGTTGCTGGAGCAGCCACATCCGGGACTGGGCGTACGACAGCGGCAGGCGCCCCGCGTCCGCGGGCCGGCGCGGGATGCGCTCGGCACGGGCGGGCGTGTCGGCGAGGCCCGCGTTCTCCAGCCTTCGGCGCAGCAGTTCGCGCTTGCGGGCCGCCAGGTCGGTCTCGGTCACTGGTGTCCGCCCTTCAGGAGCTGGTCGAGGGAGGCGCCCCACAGTTCGGCCAGCCGGCCGATCTCCGCCTCGGTGAAGAGCCGTTCGGGCCACTGCCAGCAGACCTTGAGGACCCCGTCCGTGATCACCGCGTCGATGACCAGGGGGTAGGGGGCCGGCATCGAGGGGTCGGCCGCGCTGCCCATGGCTCCGGTCTCGGGGGCGCTGGTGAACAGGGAGCTGTCCTGCCGCTCGCCCATGGTCATGCGGCCGAGGTAGTTGAACTCGATCTGCGGCTGCGGCAGTTCGGCCAGTTCCGCGGCGGTCGCCGGGTCGAGATGGCGGAGCAGCCCGTATCCGATGCCGTTGTCGGGCAGTTCCGGCAGTCGTCGGCCGGACTCCAGCCGGACGGGGAAGACGGTGGTGAACCAGCCGAGGGTGCTGGACAGATCGGCACCGGGAAGGAGTCGTTCCTCGCGGCCGTGGCCCTCCAGGGCGATCAGCACACTGTCGTCCGCCGTGGGGCGGGCGGCTTCCCCGCGCCAGGCGGGGACCGCGCGGGCGAGGGCCTCCAGCAGCACGTCCTGCACGTCGGTCGTCGGCGCGGGATGGTCCGTCCAGTGGCGGCGGACCGTGGCACGGGTGTCCAGGGCGGGGTCCAACGAGGCCGCGCCCAGGGGTGGCTCCGGCCGGTCCAGGATGCCTTTCCACAAGGCGAGTTCAGCCGTGCGCCGTGGGACCTCCTCGTGCAGCGCCCGGGCCCACTCCTTGAAGGAGGTGCCTCGGGGAGAGAGTTCCCTGCCCTCCCAGGCCGCCGCGAGGTCGGCCACGAGCACACCCCAGGATGCCGCGTCCGTCACCAGGTGATGCAGGACGACGAGCAGCCGTCCCTCGCGATCGGGCCCCGCGTCGAACCACAGGAACCGCGCCACCGCTCCGGCGGGCGGGTCGAGTTCGGCGACCAGCTCGTCGAAGGCGCGGGGCACGTCCGGCTGTTCGCCGTACCCGCGTCGTCGTACGCATTCCTCCGCGCGGACCGCTCCCGCCGGTGCCGTGTGCAGCCGCCACGCTCCGACGTCGGTCTGCGTGAAGGTGGCGCGCAGCAGGTCGTGCCGGTCCAGGACGGCCTGGACGGTCCGGTGCAGCCGGTCGAGGTCGGTTCCCGCGGGTGTCCGCAGGAAGCGTGCCTGGCTGACCCGGCGGAACGGGCCGCCCTGCTCGGTGAGCCAGGTCAGCATCGGGGTGAGCGGAATGTCGCCGGTGCCCGCGTCGGGGACGCTCACCGGGCGCTCGACGGCGGAGCCGGTGCGCTCGGCGAGCTCCGCGACGGTGGGCGCCTCGAAGATGTCCCGCGGCGAGACGGCCAGCCCGGCGGCGCGTGCCTGGCTGACGAGGCGCATCGACACGATGCTGTCGCCGCCGAGGGCGAAGAAGCTGTCGTGCACCCCGATGGTGTCCAGGCCGAGGACACCGGAGAACAGGGCGGCGAGGCGCTGCTCGGCCGCGTTCCGCGGTGGCGCGGCGGCCGGTCCGGCGGAGCGGGAGGGGGCGGGCAGCGCGGCGGTGTCCAGCTTGCCGTTGAGGGTGAGCGGGAAGCCGTCGACCGGGACGAAGGCCGAGGGGACCATGTAGTCGGGCAGGGCCGCGGCCGCGAACCGGCGCAGCGCGTCCTGCGCGACGTCGCCCTTCGGCACCACGTAGGCGACCAGGCGCCGCACCCCGGGGGTGTCCTCCCGTATGACGACCGCGGCGCGCTCGACGAGCTCGTGCTCCAGCAGGACCGCCTCGATCTCGCCGGGCTCGATGCGATAGCCCCTGATCTTGACCTGGTCGTCGATCCGGCCGAGGCACTCCACCAGCCCGTTCTCGGTCCACCGGGCGATGTCGCCGGTGCGGTACATGCGCGCGCCCGGCCGGTCGGCGAAGGGGTCGGCGACGAAGCGGCTCGCGGTGGCGCCCGACTGTCCGAGGTAGCCGCGGGCGAGGCCTGCTCCCGCGACGTACAGCTCGCCGTCGACGCCGACGGGGACGGGGTTGAGGTGGCCGTCCAGGATGTAGAGCGTGCCGCCCGCGACCGGTCGGCCGATGGCGGGCCGCTCGCTGAGGGCGAGGTCGCAGTCGGCGGAGTCGACGGTGCACTCGGTGGGTCCGTACAGGTTGTGCGCGGCCAGCCCGTCCGTCTCCCGCAGGGTCCGCCACAGGTCCGGGGGCACGGCCTCGCCGCCCACGCCCAGCACCTTCAACCGCCCCTGCCAGTCGCCGCCTTGGGCGACCAGTTCACCCAGCAGGGACGGGGACAGCTCGATGAACTCGATGGCGTGCTCGGTGAGGAAGCCGCGCAGGGCGTCCTGGTCGCGGCGCACCTCCTCGGGTACGAAGTGGAGTTCGTGCCCGGCGAACATCCACAGCATCGGCTGCCACGAGGCGTCGAACGCGGTCGGCCAGGCGTGCCCCACCCGCAGGGGCCGCCCGCCGACCGCTTCGGAGGCCGGTGTGTGCAGGGCGGTGTTGTGGGCGGCGAAGAGGTTGGCGATGGCCCGCTGCGGCACCACGACGGCCTTGGGGCGTCCGGTGGAGCCGGAGGTGTAGATGACGTAGGCGGGGTGCTCGGGGAGCAGGGGTGCCGGGCGGTCCTCGTCGGTGAGGTCCGAGCCGTCCGTCTCCGCCAGCCGCCGCCGGACGGCCGGGTCGTCCAGCAGGAGCGCCGTTTCAAGGACCGTCTCCGCCGTGGCCAGCAGCGCCACGGGCCGCGCGTCGGCGAGCATCCCGGCGATCCGCTCCCGTGGCCAGGCCGGGTCCAGCGGCAGATAGGCGGCGCCCGCCTTCTGGATCGCGAGGATCGCGATCATGGTGTCCGGCGTCGGCGGCAGGGCGAACGCCACGATCCGCTCGGGACCGGCGCCCGACTCCACCAGCAGCCGGGCCAGTTGGTTGGCCCGCGTGTTCAGTTCGGCGAAGGTCAGCCGCCGGCCGGCTCCCACGACCGCGACAGCGTCCGGAGTCCGGGCCGCCTGGCCCTCGAACACCGCGGGCATGGTGGCCCGCGCCGACGGCGGCCGCTCCCCCACCCCTCCCGCGAGCAGCGCGGCCCGCTCCTCGGGCGTGAGGACGTCCAGGGCGGCCAGCGGGGTGTCGGGCGCCGCCACGACCGCGTGGACGAGCCGTTCGAAGCGTCCCGCCAGTGCCTCGACCGTGGCCCGGTCGTACGCGTCGGGACGGAACTCGAAGATCACCTCGAGGTGCTGCTCGTCGAGGACGGCCAGGGTCAGCGGATAGTGGGTCGCGCCGGAGCCCTTCACGTCGACGATCCGCAGTCCGGCGAGCGTCTCGGCCTCGGCGACCGCACCCCGGTCGATCGGGTAGTTCTCGAAGACGAGCAGGGTGTCGAAGAGGTCCCCGGAACCGGCCAGGCGCTGGATCTCGGTGAGACCAAGATGCTGATGGCCCATCAGACGGGCCTGTTCGTCCTGGAGTCGTCGCAGGAAGGCACCGGCGCGCTCTCCCGGCGGGACCGCCACCCGTGCCGGCACGGTGTTGATGAACAGGCCGATCATGGCCTCCGCACCGGCGAGTTCGGCGGGCCGCCCGGCCACGGTCGCACCGAAGACCGCGTCCTCCCGACCGGTCAGCCGGGCGAGCAGCAGCGCCCACAGACCCTGGACAACGGTGTTGACGGTGACACCGTGCGAGCGCGCCAACTCCTTCGTCGAGGAAGGGAGTCGCAGAGTGTGCAGCTCGGGCCGCACCGGGACCGGCCCGGGGGCCGTGGGTGCCAGGAGGGTGGGTGTGGCCCCGGCGAGCGCCTGCCGCCAGGCCTGCTCCGAGGCCTCGCGGTCCCGTGCCGCCAGCCAGGCGAGGAAGTCCCGGTAGGGGCGTACGGCGGGCAGGGGTGCGGCCCGGTCGGGCGCCAGCCGGGCCGCGTAGAGCTGGAGCAGCTCGCGTACGAGAAGCGGCACGGACCAGCCGTCGAGGAGGAGATGGTGGTTGATGAGGATGAGCAGCCAGCGGTTCTCGCCCCGGTCGACGAGGGTGAACCGGAGCAGCGGGGGGTCGGTCAGGTCGAAGCGGGCCGTGGCGTCGGCGACGAGCGCGGCCTCCTGGGCCGCGTCGGCCTCGGTCCAGTCCACGGTGATCTGTTTGAGGACCACCTGCACCGGTTCGTCGAGGTCCTCGTGGAGGAAGGCGCTGCGCAGGTTGGCGTGGCGGGCGAAGAGCTCCTCGGCGGCCGTGCGCAGCAGGTCGGGGCGCAGCGGTCCTTCGATCTCCACCAGGGACCGCATGGTGTAGATGTCCTGGGCGTCCTCGTCGAACAGGGCGTGGAAGAGCAGGCCCTGTTGCAGCGGGGACAGCGGCAGGACGTCCTCGACCAGGGAACCGTCGTCGCTCATCGGGTTCTCCACCTCGCCTTGACGTTGTCGAGCTGCGACTGGCTGAGCGACACCAGCGGTGCGGTGGTCGCGGTGAACTCCTCGGACCCGCCCCCGGATTCGGGCAGCGCCGCCGCGAGGCCGGCCGGGGTGCGGTGGGTGAACACGTCCCGGGGGGAGAGCGGGAGCCCGGCTCTGCGGGCGCGGTCGGCCAGGCGTACGGAGACGATGCTGTCGCCGCCGTGTTCGAAGAAGTCGTCGTGCACACCGGCCCGTTCGAGCCCGAGCACCTCGGCGAACAGTGCGCACAGCACCTTCTCCGGTTCGGTGCGCGGCGGTTCGTACGTGCTCGCCTCCGTGAAGTCGGGGGCGGGCAGGGCGCGGCGGTCCAGTTTGCCGCTGGGGGTGAGCGGCAGGGCGTCCAGGACGACCACGGCGGAGGGGACGAGGTGGCCGGGGAGGCGTTCCGCGAGCGCCCGCCGGAGGGCGACGGGGTCGGGGGTGGTGTCGGGCTCGGGCACCACGTACACCACGAGGCGCTCCGCTGGAGGGGCCGTGACATATCTGCGGGCCGGTGGGGGCTGGTCGCGCAGTTCCCCGCGCCCCTTTAGAGGCTCGTCATCGCGCCGGGCCACCACAGCGGCCTGGGAAACTCCCGGCAGGGCGCGGGCCGCCGCCTCGATCTCACCCGGCTCCACCCGGAAGCCCCTGATCTTGACCTGGCTGTCGGTCCGGCCGAGGAACTCCACCGTGCCGTCGGCCCGCAGCCTGGCCAGGTCGCCGGTGCGGTAGAGGCGGCTGCCGGGCGGGCCGAAGGGGTTGGCGACGAACCGTTCGGCGGTGCGGCCGGGTTGGTTCAGATAGCCGCGGGCCAGTCCGTCCCCGGCGATGTACAGCTCGCCGCTCGCCCCGGCCGGGGAGGGCCGCAGGAACGGGTCCAGGACGTGGACGCGGGTGTGAGCGATGGGGTGGCCGAGCGGGACCGGGCCGTCTGCGCCGTCGTGGAGGTGGATCAGGCTGTCGCCGGCCGCCTCGGAGCAGCCGTAGAGGTTGACGAGCCGGGCCTGCGGCCAGCGTTCGGTGATGGCCCGGGCGAGTTCGCCGGTGAGGGGCTCGCCGCTGGACACCCAGGTCCGCACGGAGTCGAAGGCGCCGGGCGGGGCCGACTCGACCAGGGTGGCGTAGAGGCTGGGGACCGCGGTCAGGAGGGTGGCCCGGTGGCGGTCGGCCAGTGCGGCGAGGGCGGTGGGGTCACCGGTCGTCTCGTCGTCGGCGAGAGCCACGGGCTCGCCCGCGACCAGGGCGCCGAGCAGTTCGGTGAGGCCGTCGATGAAGCTGATCGGGCTCTTGGAGACGCGTACGCCGTCGTCCGTCAGCTGCCGTCCCCAGGCGAGGCGGTTGGCCAGGGCACGTTGGGTGCCGACGACGCCCTTGGGGCGGCCGGTGGAGCCCGAGGTGAAGATGACGTAGGCCGGGTGGTCGGGCGACAGGGGAGGCTGTTCGCCTACGCCGGCTTCGACATCCGGCGCGCACAGCAACTCGGCGCTGATTCCCGGCGGTTGGCCGTGGCCGATCACGAGACAGGGCTCGGCGTCATCGAGCATCAGGGCGATGCGGTCGGGCGGGTACCCCAGGTCGGCCGGCATACAGGCCGCACCCGCCTTGAGCACGGCGAGGAGGGCGATCACCAGATCGGGGCCGCGCGGCAGGGCGACGGCCACCACGGACTCGGGACCGGCGCCGCGGACGGCGAGTGCGGCGGCCAACCGGTCGGCCCGGGCGTCGAGTTCTGCGAAGGTGATGACGGTGTCGCCGTGCAGGACGGCCGGGGCCTCGGGGGTGCGGGCGGCCTGTTCCTCGAAGAGGGCGCGCACGGTGGTGGCGCCGCGCTCGACCGGGTTCTCGACCTCGGGCGGCGGGCCGAGTCGGGCGACGGGAGACCCGGGGTCCTTGGTGAACGCCGTTATCAGGTACTGGAGTTGGTCCGCGATGTCCTCGACCGCATTGTGGTCCAGGGCGGACGGCTGATGGCTGAAGGTCAGCGTGAGCCGGGGGCCGGGCAGGGCAGTGAGGGTCAGCGGGTAGTGGGTGGCGTCCCGGACGGAGACTCCCGTCATGCGCGGGCCGTCGAGGGCGCGGGCGATGCCGTCGTCGTCGATCGGGTAGCTCTCGAAGACCAGCAGGGTGTCGAAGAGGACGGGGTGGCCGGCGGCGCGCTGGATGTCGGCGAGGCCGAGGTGGCGGTGGTCCAGGAGGGCGGACTGCTCGGACTGGAGGCGCAGGAGGAGGTCCGCGAGGGGTTCCTCCGGTCGTAACCGCACGCGTACCGGGAGGGTGTTGATGAAGAGGCCGACCATGGACTCGATGCCGGGTACGTCGGCGTCACGGCCGGAGACGGTGGCGCCGAGGACGACGTCGGTGCGGCCGGTCAGTCGGCCGAGGAGGACGGCCCACAGGCCCTGGAGGGCGGTGCTGACCGTCAGTCCGTGGGCGCGGGCGGTGGCGGTGAGTGCCTCGGTGTCCTGCTCGGAGAGCTCCAGGAAGAGCCGTTCGGGCTGCTCCACGGGGTGTTCACCCGGCGCGATGAGTGACGGTTCGTCAAGTCCCTGGAGGGCGGACCGCCATGCCTCCCGCGCGGCCTCGCGATCCTGCCGGGACAGCCAGGCGAGGTAGTCGCGGTAGGGCCGTACGCGAGGCAGGGCCGTCGGGTCGCCGGCCGAGGTGTAGAGCTGGAAGAGCTCCCGCACGAGCACGGGGGCGGACCAGCCGTCCCAGAGCAGATGGTGGGAGGAGAGGACCAGGCGGTGGTCCTGGTCGCCGAGGACGGCCAGGCGGAACCGGAGCAGGGGCGGGCGGGCCAGGTCGAAGGGTTCGTCCAGGTCCTGCTCCAGCAGCCGGTCGAGGGCCGGTCGGCGCTCCTGGGGCGGCAGGACGGACAGGTCGTCGACGGTCCACGGCACGGTGACCGCACCGCGCACGACCTGGACCGGGCGGCCGGAGCGCTGGGTGCGGAACGCGGCGCGGAGGTTGGCGTGCCGGGCGACCAGGGCCTCGGCCGCGGTGCGCAACCGGCCCTGCTCCAGGGGGCCTTCGAGGCGGACGACCATCTGGCCGGTGTAGACGTCCCGGGCGCGGGTGTCGTACAGCGCGTGGAAGACCATGCCCTCCTGCATGGGCGAGAGCGGGAGGACGTCCTCGACGCCCGGGCGGGCCGCCATCAGGACCCGGCCGCGCGCATGGCCTCGGCCAGGCTGCGCGGGCGCATGTCCGTCCAGTGCCGCTCGATGTGCTCCAGGCAGGCGGCCCGGGTGCCGGGTCCGTGCACGCTCTCCCAGCCGGCGGGTACGGGGGCGAAGTCCGGCCAGAGGGAGTACTGGCCCTCGTCGTTGACCAGGACTCGGAAGACGCCGTCGTCGTCGTCGAAGGGGTTGGCCATGGCTCAGTTCCTCTCCTGCGCGGTTCCGGCGTACTG
Above is a window of Streptomyces sp. NBC_00490 DNA encoding:
- a CDS encoding amino acid adenylation domain-containing protein; its protein translation is MSDDGSLVEDVLPLSPLQQGLLFHALFDEDAQDIYTMRSLVEIEGPLRPDLLRTAAEELFARHANLRSAFLHEDLDEPVQVVLKQITVDWTEADAAQEAALVADATARFDLTDPPLLRFTLVDRGENRWLLILINHHLLLDGWSVPLLVRELLQLYAARLAPDRAAPLPAVRPYRDFLAWLAARDREASEQAWRQALAGATPTLLAPTAPGPVPVRPELHTLRLPSSTKELARSHGVTVNTVVQGLWALLLARLTGREDAVFGATVAGRPAELAGAEAMIGLFINTVPARVAVPPGERAGAFLRRLQDEQARLMGHQHLGLTEIQRLAGSGDLFDTLLVFENYPIDRGAVAEAETLAGLRIVDVKGSGATHYPLTLAVLDEQHLEVIFEFRPDAYDRATVEALAGRFERLVHAVVAAPDTPLAALDVLTPEERAALLAGGVGERPPSARATMPAVFEGQAARTPDAVAVVGAGRRLTFAELNTRANQLARLLVESGAGPERIVAFALPPTPDTMIAILAIQKAGAAYLPLDPAWPRERIAGMLADARPVALLATAETVLETALLLDDPAVRRRLAETDGSDLTDEDRPAPLLPEHPAYVIYTSGSTGRPKAVVVPQRAIANLFAAHNTALHTPASEAVGGRPLRVGHAWPTAFDASWQPMLWMFAGHELHFVPEEVRRDQDALRGFLTEHAIEFIELSPSLLGELVAQGGDWQGRLKVLGVGGEAVPPDLWRTLRETDGLAAHNLYGPTECTVDSADCDLALSERPAIGRPVAGGTLYILDGHLNPVPVGVDGELYVAGAGLARGYLGQSGATASRFVADPFADRPGARMYRTGDIARWTENGLVECLGRIDDQVKIRGYRIEPGEIEAVLLEHELVERAAVVIREDTPGVRRLVAYVVPKGDVAQDALRRFAAAALPDYMVPSAFVPVDGFPLTLNGKLDTAALPAPSRSAGPAAAPPRNAAEQRLAALFSGVLGLDTIGVHDSFFALGGDSIVSMRLVSQARAAGLAVSPRDIFEAPTVAELAERTGSAVERPVSVPDAGTGDIPLTPMLTWLTEQGGPFRRVSQARFLRTPAGTDLDRLHRTVQAVLDRHDLLRATFTQTDVGAWRLHTAPAGAVRAEECVRRRGYGEQPDVPRAFDELVAELDPPAGAVARFLWFDAGPDREGRLLVVLHHLVTDAASWGVLVADLAAAWEGRELSPRGTSFKEWARALHEEVPRRTAELALWKGILDRPEPPLGAASLDPALDTRATVRRHWTDHPAPTTDVQDVLLEALARAVPAWRGEAARPTADDSVLIALEGHGREERLLPGADLSSTLGWFTTVFPVRLESGRRLPELPDNGIGYGLLRHLDPATAAELAELPQPQIEFNYLGRMTMGERQDSSLFTSAPETGAMGSAADPSMPAPYPLVIDAVITDGVLKVCWQWPERLFTEAEIGRLAELWGASLDQLLKGGHQ
- a CDS encoding amino acid adenylation domain-containing protein; the protein is MAARPGVEDVLPLSPMQEGMVFHALYDTRARDVYTGQMVVRLEGPLEQGRLRTAAEALVARHANLRAAFRTQRSGRPVQVVRGAVTVPWTVDDLSVLPPQERRPALDRLLEQDLDEPFDLARPPLLRFRLAVLGDQDHRLVLSSHHLLWDGWSAPVLVRELFQLYTSAGDPTALPRVRPYRDYLAWLSRQDREAAREAWRSALQGLDEPSLIAPGEHPVEQPERLFLELSEQDTEALTATARAHGLTVSTALQGLWAVLLGRLTGRTDVVLGATVSGRDADVPGIESMVGLFINTLPVRVRLRPEEPLADLLLRLQSEQSALLDHRHLGLADIQRAAGHPVLFDTLLVFESYPIDDDGIARALDGPRMTGVSVRDATHYPLTLTALPGPRLTLTFSHQPSALDHNAVEDIADQLQYLITAFTKDPGSPVARLGPPPEVENPVERGATTVRALFEEQAARTPEAPAVLHGDTVITFAELDARADRLAAALAVRGAGPESVVAVALPRGPDLVIALLAVLKAGAACMPADLGYPPDRIALMLDDAEPCLVIGHGQPPGISAELLCAPDVEAGVGEQPPLSPDHPAYVIFTSGSTGRPKGVVGTQRALANRLAWGRQLTDDGVRVSKSPISFIDGLTELLGALVAGEPVALADDETTGDPTALAALADRHRATLLTAVPSLYATLVESAPPGAFDSVRTWVSSGEPLTGELARAITERWPQARLVNLYGCSEAAGDSLIHLHDGADGPVPLGHPIAHTRVHVLDPFLRPSPAGASGELYIAGDGLARGYLNQPGRTAERFVANPFGPPGSRLYRTGDLARLRADGTVEFLGRTDSQVKIRGFRVEPGEIEAAARALPGVSQAAVVARRDDEPLKGRGELRDQPPPARRYVTAPPAERLVVYVVPEPDTTPDPVALRRALAERLPGHLVPSAVVVLDALPLTPSGKLDRRALPAPDFTEASTYEPPRTEPEKVLCALFAEVLGLERAGVHDDFFEHGGDSIVSVRLADRARRAGLPLSPRDVFTHRTPAGLAAALPESGGGSEEFTATTAPLVSLSQSQLDNVKARWRTR
- a CDS encoding MbtH family protein, translating into MANPFDDDDGVFRVLVNDEGQYSLWPDFAPVPAGWESVHGPGTRAACLEHIERHWTDMRPRSLAEAMRAAGS